Proteins co-encoded in one Echeneis naucrates chromosome 22, fEcheNa1.1, whole genome shotgun sequence genomic window:
- the LOC115035321 gene encoding tetraspanin-3-like — protein sequence MSERRRNALKTTLQLESQLLWVMGLVVGLSGFYLLMKYSHSRLFFCDTYIIMPAILALISGAFLLTNGFLGSWLSFRDSVFFQGLFVYLLVVIFCLQSSASVLAYFHSIKLDSDLTSLSGVFQNYTGNSQDPNSQAVDATQEELQCCGVHDYRDWLETSWFNRTGGLRVPHSCCNSTFSSCTGTVDKPWQLNTQGCQVKLEMALQFTLSFIIWLSPVVLLVEFVVFLTAGQLMRYQHFMGYHKLEKN from the exons ATGAGCGAACGGAGGAGAAACGCGCTCAAAACAACACTTCAGCTGGAATCTCAACTTCTGTGG gtGATGGGGTTGGTGGTGGGCTTGAGTGGATTCTATCTACTGATGAAATACAGTCACAGCAGGCTATTCTTTTGTGACACCTACATCATCATGCCTGCTATCCTCGCTCTCATCAGTGGCGCTTTCCTTTTGACCAACGGTTTCCTCGGCTCGTGGCTGAGCTTCAGAGATTCAGTCTTTTTCCAGGGACTG TTTGTTTATCTGCTGGTTGTGATCTTCTGCCTGCAAAGTTCGGCTTCAGTATTGGCATATTTTCACTCCATAAAG cTGGATTCAGACTTAACTTCCCTCAGtggtgtttttcaaaattacaCAGGCAACAGCCAGGATCCAAACTCTCAAGCTGTAGATGCTACACAAGAGGAG TTGCAGTGTTGTGGTGTCCATGACTATAGGGACTGGCTTGAAACCTCTTGGTTCAACCGTACTGGAGGACTACGTGTTCCCCACAGCTGCTGCAACTCGACTTTCTCCTCCTGTACTGGCACTGTGGACAAGCCATGGCAGTTAAACACACAG GGCTGCCAGGTTAAGCTGGAGATGGCTCTACAGTTCACACTGAGTTTTATCATCTGGCTCTCGCCAGTAGTTTTACTGGTGGAG tttgttgtgtttctgacgGCGGGACAGCTCATGAGGTACCAACATTTTATGGGATATCACAAGctggaaaaaaactaa
- the LOC115035320 gene encoding ELAV-like protein 1 translates to MAVRRGHIKYLKEVYDMSNGYEDHMGGDEGKDAKTNLIVNYLPQSMTQDELRSLFSSIGEVESAKLIRDKVAGHSLGYGFVNYLNPSDADRAISTLNGLRLQSKTIKVSYARPSSDTIKDANLYISGLPKSMTQKDVEDMFSRYGRIINSRVLVDQGTGVSRGVAFIRFDKRAEAEEAVKNLNGQKPPGATEPITVKFAANPNQAKNTQLISQLYHNQSRRFGGPLHHQAQRFRFSPMGVDHMGGMGGVGVPGNSTSGWCIFIYNLGQDADESILWQMFGPFGAVTNVKVIRDFNTNKCKGFGFVTMTNYEEAAMAIASLNGYRLGDKILQVSFKTSKGHK, encoded by the exons ATGGCAGTTCGTCGAGGACACATTAAGTACTTGAAA GAGGTGTATGACATGTCAAACGGTTATGAAGACCACATGGGAGGGGACGAGGGAAAGGATGCCAAGACCAACCTGATAGTGAACTACCTGCCTCAGAGCATGACGCAGGACGAGCTAAGGAGCCTCTTCAGCAGCATCGGAGAGGTGGAGTCCGCCAAGCTGATTCGAGACAAAGTCGCAG gcCACAGTTTAGGGTACGGATTTGTTAACTATCTTAACCCTAGTGATGCAGACAGAGCTATCAGTACACTGAATGGACTAAGGCTACAGTCCAAAACTATCAAG GTTTCATACGCACGGCCCAGCTCTGATACAATAAAGGATGCCAACCTGTATATCAGTGGCCTGCCCAAGTCCATGACCCAGAAGGATGTGGAAGACATGTTTTCACGTTATGGGCGCATAATTAACTCCCGGGTACTTGTTGATCAGGGTACAG GTGTGTCCCGTGGGGTGGCTTTTATCCGGTTTGACAAGCGAGCCGAGGCAGAAGAGGCTGTGAAAAACCTGAATGGCCAAAAACCTCCAGGGGCTACTGAGCCCATCACAGTGAAATTTGCAGCCAACCCAAACCAGGCGAAGAACACACAGCTCATCTCTCAGCTCTACCACAACCAGTCCCGACGCTTTGGAGGGCCACTACACCACCAGGCTCAGCGGTTTAG GTTTTCTCCCATGGGTGTCGATCACATGGGTGGCATGGGAGGTGTGGGTGTCCCTGGAAACTCAACCTCTGGCTGGTGCATCTTCATCTACAACCTGGGTCAAGATGCTGACGAGAGCATCCTGTGGCAGATGTTTGGCCCCTTTGGCGCCGTCACCAACGTCAAGGTGATCCGAGACTTCAACACCAACAAGTGCAAGGGCTTCGGCTTTGTCACCATGACGAACTACGAGGAGGCAGCCATGGCCATTGCCAGCTTGAACGGCTACCGGCTCGGAGACAAGATACTGCAAGTGTCCTTTAAGACCAGCAAGGGCCACAAATAG